One Hordeum vulgare subsp. vulgare chromosome 4H, MorexV3_pseudomolecules_assembly, whole genome shotgun sequence DNA window includes the following coding sequences:
- the LOC123448991 gene encoding histone H2A, producing MDVSGAAAKGKKGAAGRKAGGPRKKSVTRSVKAGLQFPVGRIGRYLKKGRYAQRVGTGAPVFLAAVLEYLAAELLELAGNAAKDNKKSRIIPRHLLLAVRNDEELGKLLAGVTIAHGGVIPKINPVLLPKRTAEKEGKEPKSPKKATKSPKKATKA from the coding sequence ATGGACGTCTCCGGCGCTGCAGCGAAGGGGAAGAAGGGCGCGGCCGGGCGCAAGGCCGGCGGCCCGAGGAAGAAGTCGGTGACGCGGTCCGTCAAGGCCGGGCTCCAGTTCCCCGTCGGCCGCATCGGGCGCTACCTCAAGAAGGGCCGATACGCCCAGCGCGTCGGCACCGGCGCCCCCGTCTTCCTCGCCGCCGTCCTCGAGTACCTCGCCGCCGAGCTGCTGGAGCTCGCCGGGAACGCCGCCAAGGACAACAAGAAGAGCCGCATCATCCCGCGCCACCTGCTGCTCGCCGTCAGGAATGACGAGGAGCTCGGCAAGCTGCTGGCCGGCGTCACCATCGCGCACGGCGGCGTGATCCCCAAGATCAACCCGGTGCTGCTCCCCAAGAGGACCGCGGAGAAGGAGGGCAAGGAGCCCAAGTCTCCCAAGAAGGCCACCAAGTCCCCCAAGAAGGCCACCAAGGCTTAG